A region of Geobacillus sp. 46C-IIa DNA encodes the following proteins:
- a CDS encoding YncE family protein, producing the protein MRKTAIAWLSLLAMLAFVLGGCATNFPQDKTEPEKNGQSAASEQTEEAKNDYYFTANEGGSISKIDVKTNEVVATINVDGAVHNVQVSPDGNILGATLVPEMHHGHDQSMDMKGLALFYNTETNELIKKVKVGRHPAHIVFTENGKYALVTNNEDDDVSVIDMGSYSVIQTIPTGKGPHGFRISKDSRYAYVANMGEDSVSVLNLKTMKEEKKIKVGSTPVTTGITSDGKTLVVTLNAENALAIVDVTSGKVEKVPVGQGPAQVYVDPNDTFAYVANQGTKETPSHSVSKVNIKTKQVVATIETGDGAHGVVTSPDGKYVFVTNMFDNTVSVIDQEQNKAIQTVQVGEMPNGISIMP; encoded by the coding sequence ATGCGCAAAACCGCGATTGCATGGTTATCGTTATTGGCGATGTTGGCGTTTGTTCTCGGGGGGTGCGCAACCAATTTCCCTCAAGATAAAACCGAACCGGAGAAAAATGGGCAGTCAGCCGCCTCTGAACAAACAGAAGAGGCGAAAAACGATTATTATTTCACTGCCAACGAGGGCGGAAGCATTTCAAAAATTGATGTCAAAACAAACGAAGTAGTCGCAACGATCAACGTGGACGGCGCGGTCCATAACGTCCAAGTTTCTCCCGACGGAAACATTCTCGGTGCCACGCTAGTTCCGGAAATGCACCACGGTCATGACCAGTCAATGGATATGAAGGGATTAGCGTTGTTTTATAACACGGAAACGAATGAATTGATCAAGAAAGTGAAAGTAGGGCGCCATCCCGCCCATATCGTTTTCACTGAAAACGGAAAGTACGCTCTCGTGACCAATAATGAGGACGATGACGTTTCGGTGATTGATATGGGGAGCTACTCCGTCATTCAAACGATTCCAACCGGGAAAGGCCCACATGGATTTCGTATCTCAAAAGATAGTCGATACGCATATGTCGCCAACATGGGGGAAGACAGCGTAAGTGTTCTCAATCTAAAAACGATGAAGGAAGAAAAGAAAATAAAAGTAGGATCTACCCCTGTTACAACCGGCATTACTTCGGACGGCAAAACGTTGGTCGTAACGTTGAATGCCGAAAATGCCTTGGCCATTGTTGACGTAACAAGCGGGAAAGTGGAAAAAGTCCCTGTCGGGCAAGGGCCAGCCCAAGTGTATGTAGATCCTAACGATACGTTTGCTTATGTCGCCAATCAAGGGACGAAAGAGACGCCATCCCATTCCGTAAGCAAAGTAAACATCAAAACAAAACAAGTCGTGGCCACGATTGAGACAGGAGACGGGGCGCATGGGGTCGTCACGAGCCCGGATGGCAAGTATGTTTTCGTGACAAATATGTTCGACAACACCGTAAGCGTCATTGATCAAGAACAAAACAAGGCAATCCAAACG